One window of Saccharopolyspora phatthalungensis genomic DNA carries:
- a CDS encoding WXG100 family type VII secretion target has protein sequence MDQIAVDFHALAAREEALRRDVDEIDLQLTELEGVVARLLGTWSGTAADAYQATQAEWDQAVAGMRENVREMHQLVVTTHGNQVAAVRSNSSIWEV, from the coding sequence GTGGATCAGATCGCGGTGGACTTTCACGCTCTGGCGGCTCGCGAAGAGGCGCTACGGCGGGACGTCGACGAGATCGACCTCCAGCTGACGGAACTCGAAGGCGTCGTGGCGCGATTACTCGGCACCTGGAGTGGCACCGCCGCCGATGCGTATCAGGCCACGCAAGCGGAGTGGGATCAGGCCGTGGCGGGGATGCGGGAGAACGTGCGCGAGATGCACCAACTTGTGGTGACGACGCACGGTAACCAAGTGGCGGCGGTGCGGTCGAACTCGTCGATCTGGGAGGTCTGA